One segment of Arthrobacter sp. MMS18-M83 DNA contains the following:
- a CDS encoding DDE-type integrase/transposase/recombinase has product MSKPAPKISVRHAVATWPADAPRGAVSAFCTEHGVSRAWFYKVRTAAGRVGPVKALEIKRPVPLTSPKATAPAMVELLLATRADLEAKGLDHGPLSVIAKLSRQGFAPPSRATVARIFDRAGVVVPEPRKKPRSAYQRFVYPQPNACWQIDATEWRLADGKTVAVFQLLDDHSRLALASLAATGETSEAAIAVVALAIERHGVPEKFLSDNGAALNPTRRGRTGALVEFLKSHGVEPITGRPGKPTTQGKNERFHRTLHQYLHRQPAAPSIPVLQAQIDTFDHYYNTEREHQALPGALTPQEAWDATPKTPAPALPEPAMTVPAPAQSTQRLVRNDGRVTVLGTAFNIGQDQAGSTVHIVYDHAEIMFFDTRGTEITTHPLPVKGTRYVGNGKPSGIAADPAGARRKRTRYPRLKPPTDEVSTKS; this is encoded by the coding sequence ATGAGCAAACCCGCCCCGAAGATCAGTGTCCGTCATGCCGTTGCTACGTGGCCGGCCGATGCGCCACGCGGTGCCGTGAGCGCGTTCTGCACCGAACACGGTGTCTCGCGTGCCTGGTTCTACAAGGTCCGCACGGCGGCCGGACGCGTCGGGCCGGTGAAGGCCCTGGAGATCAAGCGCCCGGTGCCGTTGACCAGCCCGAAAGCCACGGCACCGGCGATGGTCGAACTCCTCCTGGCCACCCGGGCGGATCTTGAGGCCAAGGGGCTGGATCACGGCCCGTTGTCGGTAATCGCAAAGCTGTCCCGGCAAGGCTTCGCCCCGCCGTCCCGGGCGACGGTGGCCAGGATCTTCGACCGGGCCGGTGTCGTGGTGCCCGAGCCGCGGAAGAAGCCCCGCAGCGCCTACCAGCGGTTCGTCTACCCGCAACCGAACGCGTGCTGGCAGATCGACGCGACCGAGTGGCGGCTGGCCGACGGGAAGACCGTGGCGGTCTTCCAGCTCCTCGATGACCACTCCCGCCTGGCCCTGGCCTCCCTGGCGGCCACCGGGGAAACGAGCGAGGCCGCGATCGCCGTCGTCGCCCTGGCCATCGAACGCCACGGCGTGCCGGAGAAATTCCTCTCCGACAACGGCGCGGCCCTGAACCCGACCCGCCGCGGACGCACCGGCGCACTCGTGGAGTTCCTCAAATCCCACGGTGTGGAACCGATCACCGGCAGACCGGGCAAACCCACCACCCAGGGCAAGAACGAACGCTTCCACCGCACCCTGCACCAGTACCTGCACCGCCAGCCGGCGGCCCCGTCGATTCCCGTCCTGCAAGCCCAGATCGATACCTTCGACCACTACTACAACACCGAACGCGAACACCAGGCCCTGCCCGGGGCCCTGACCCCGCAGGAAGCCTGGGACGCGACCCCGAAAACACCCGCACCGGCCCTCCCGGAACCCGCCATGACCGTTCCGGCACCGGCACAGAGCACGCAACGGCTCGTCAGGAACGACGGCCGCGTTACCGTGCTGGGAACCGCGTTCAACATCGGCCAGGACCAGGCCGGGAGCACCGTGCACATCGTTTACGACCACGCCGAGATCATGTTCTTCGACACCCGCGGCACCGAGATCACCACCCACCCCCTGCCTGTCAAAGGCACCCGCTACGTCGGCAACGGCAAACCCTCAGGCATCGCAGCAGACCCCGCCGGAGCACGCCGGAAACGGACACGCTACCCGCGCCTCAAACCACCCACGGACGAAGTGTCCACGAAGTCATGA
- a CDS encoding GNAT family N-acetyltransferase, giving the protein MSSEAGAVLIRPMSPEDWPEVRAIFTEGIETGQATFEVAAPEWEQFNASRLPDHRFVAEVSGRVLGWTAVSAVSARPAYAGVVEHSVYVAGSARGRGVGSLLLQALAESTERHGIWTIQSSIFPENQASIRLHQANGFTIVGRRERIARMSAGPLSGQWRDTLLLERRSRRV; this is encoded by the coding sequence ATGTCTAGCGAAGCCGGAGCCGTCCTGATCCGGCCCATGAGTCCTGAGGATTGGCCCGAGGTCCGCGCGATTTTTACTGAGGGCATCGAGACCGGGCAGGCCACCTTCGAGGTGGCTGCCCCGGAGTGGGAACAATTCAACGCAAGCCGCCTTCCGGATCACCGCTTCGTCGCCGAAGTATCCGGCCGCGTGTTGGGCTGGACGGCTGTTTCCGCGGTGTCGGCCCGCCCGGCTTATGCCGGCGTGGTCGAACACTCCGTCTATGTCGCCGGGTCTGCGCGCGGGCGGGGCGTCGGAAGCCTGCTCCTGCAAGCCCTGGCTGAGTCGACCGAACGGCATGGCATCTGGACCATCCAATCCAGCATTTTCCCCGAAAACCAGGCCAGCATCCGCCTTCACCAAGCGAATGGCTTCACCATCGTTGGGAGGCGTGAACGCATCGCGCGGATGAGCGCGGGACCCCTGTCCGGCCAATGGCGGGATACGCTGCTGCTTGAACGCCGCTCCCGCCGGGTCTGA
- a CDS encoding Nramp family divalent metal transporter, translating into MATTLAMQPASKPRWRSRLLLLGPAFVAAIAYVDPGNVAANLTAGANYGYLLVWVLVAANIMAVLVQYQSAKLGLATGHSLPELLGKRLGTHRRRLFWVQAEVVAGATDMAEVIGGAVALNLLFGLPLLMGGFIIGLASMMLLTLQSSRGQKSFEYAIMMLLAVIAVGFVSGLFVSPPETGGVLAGLVPRFEGTDTVLLAASMLGATVMPHAIYLHSALARDRHGFSQDPAVRTKLIRATRVDVAGALMLAGVVNIAMLLLAASSLRGVEGTDTIAGAHAAVTSALGPIIGVAFGVGLLASGLASTSVGCYAGATVMGGLLKIRVPLLLRRVITLIPALIILGAGIEPTLALVLSQVLLSFGIPFALIPLIRLTGKREVMGIHTDSTALKIAGWTSAALIVGLNCVLIVLTITGHS; encoded by the coding sequence ATGGCCACCACTCTTGCGATGCAACCGGCGAGCAAGCCCCGGTGGCGGTCCCGGCTACTTTTGTTGGGACCAGCTTTCGTGGCTGCGATCGCCTACGTGGATCCGGGAAACGTCGCGGCAAATCTGACTGCCGGTGCGAACTATGGCTACTTGCTCGTGTGGGTCTTGGTTGCAGCAAACATCATGGCGGTCTTGGTGCAGTACCAGTCTGCGAAACTAGGTTTGGCCACGGGCCACAGCCTTCCCGAACTCCTCGGTAAGCGCCTGGGAACACACCGCCGCAGGCTTTTTTGGGTCCAGGCAGAAGTCGTTGCCGGGGCCACAGACATGGCTGAAGTCATCGGCGGAGCCGTAGCGCTCAACCTCCTCTTCGGGCTGCCGCTTCTCATGGGTGGTTTCATCATCGGGCTGGCATCCATGATGCTCCTAACGCTCCAGTCGTCACGGGGCCAAAAGTCCTTCGAATACGCCATTATGATGCTCTTGGCGGTCATCGCCGTCGGTTTCGTTTCGGGACTCTTCGTCAGTCCGCCGGAGACCGGAGGCGTGTTGGCAGGTTTGGTGCCGCGCTTCGAAGGCACGGACACGGTCCTCCTCGCCGCCAGCATGCTCGGTGCCACCGTCATGCCGCACGCCATCTACCTGCATTCCGCCCTGGCCCGTGACAGGCATGGCTTCTCCCAAGATCCGGCGGTGCGGACGAAACTCATCAGGGCAACCCGGGTGGATGTCGCGGGGGCGTTGATGCTGGCGGGGGTTGTGAACATTGCCATGCTCCTTTTGGCCGCCTCCAGCCTGCGGGGAGTCGAAGGGACTGACACCATCGCAGGAGCCCATGCCGCAGTCACCTCGGCTCTAGGTCCAATCATTGGCGTCGCTTTCGGCGTCGGCCTGCTGGCCTCGGGCCTGGCCTCGACGTCCGTGGGATGCTATGCCGGAGCAACAGTGATGGGTGGCCTTCTCAAGATCCGTGTGCCACTCCTGCTCCGCCGGGTCATCACGTTGATCCCGGCCTTGATCATTCTCGGAGCCGGAATAGAACCCACACTGGCACTCGTATTGAGCCAGGTCCTCCTCAGCTTCGGCATTCCTTTCGCCTTGATTCCGCTGATTCGGCTCACTGGCAAGCGCGAAGTCATGGGCATCCACACAGATTCAACAGCATTGAAGATTGCCGGGTGGACCAGCGCGGCACTCATCGTCGGCCTCAACTGTGTCCTCATCGTCCTGACAATCACGGGGCACTCCTAG
- the trxB gene encoding thioredoxin-disulfide reductase, with product MSKEQLVIIGSGPAGYTAAIYAARAGLNPLVLAGSVTAGGALMNTTEVENFPGFPAGIQGPELMEGLQDQAERFGARIVFDDVTEVQLAGHLKRVVTGSGDSHKALAVILATGSAYKELGLPEEKRLSGHGVSWCATCDGFFFREQDIVVVGGGDSAMEEATFLTRFAKTVTVVVRREELRASRIMAQRAKDNPKIRFAWNSAIAAIHGEAKVTGVTLADTRTGETREHTATGLFVAIGHVPRTDLVAGQVDLDAEGYIKVDSPTTVTNLSGVFACGDAVDHRYRQAITAAGTGCAAALDAERYLAALEDADSIATALVEEPTHA from the coding sequence ATGAGCAAAGAACAGTTGGTCATCATCGGGTCCGGCCCCGCCGGCTACACTGCGGCAATCTACGCAGCCCGGGCGGGCCTGAATCCCTTGGTCCTTGCCGGATCAGTCACCGCTGGCGGCGCGCTGATGAACACCACGGAAGTGGAGAACTTCCCCGGCTTTCCTGCCGGCATCCAGGGCCCCGAACTTATGGAGGGCCTGCAGGACCAGGCCGAGCGCTTCGGTGCCAGGATAGTGTTCGACGACGTCACTGAAGTCCAGCTGGCCGGGCACCTGAAGCGCGTGGTCACCGGGTCGGGCGATTCCCACAAGGCACTGGCCGTGATCCTCGCGACCGGCTCCGCCTACAAGGAGCTTGGCTTGCCGGAGGAGAAGAGACTCAGCGGGCATGGCGTCTCCTGGTGCGCCACGTGCGATGGCTTCTTCTTCCGCGAGCAGGACATTGTGGTGGTAGGCGGCGGAGACTCGGCCATGGAAGAAGCAACGTTCTTGACCCGGTTCGCCAAGACCGTGACCGTCGTCGTCCGCAGGGAAGAGCTCCGAGCCTCGCGAATCATGGCCCAGCGTGCCAAGGACAATCCGAAAATCCGCTTCGCCTGGAACTCGGCCATCGCCGCCATCCACGGCGAGGCCAAGGTCACCGGCGTGACCCTGGCTGACACCCGCACCGGTGAAACGCGCGAACATACGGCCACGGGCCTATTCGTGGCCATTGGACATGTCCCTCGGACGGACCTTGTTGCAGGCCAGGTGGATCTCGACGCCGAAGGCTACATCAAGGTTGACTCCCCCACCACGGTCACCAATCTTTCCGGGGTCTTTGCCTGCGGTGACGCAGTGGACCACCGCTACCGCCAAGCCATTACGGCCGCCGGCACAGGCTGCGCGGCCGCCTTGGATGCCGAGCGGTATCTCGCCGCACTTGAGGATGCTGACAGCATCGCCACCGCCCTCGTCGAAGAACCGACCCACGCCTAA
- a CDS encoding MFS transporter, producing the protein MQATNSAAVSIMGLFVTQGLGVDVIWAGIALGVSAALEIPALFLIGRLARRFSSRALIASGCVAGIAYYAAMAFVSNPATLIALQGLNAWFFGIVAGVGLTLFQRLIPRPGLASGLYTNTRRLGAIVSGPIIVFGSTTALGYQGVFAACAALTVLALLVIVLAGRAPRRVPPKERLAAASAGQASGARPDAID; encoded by the coding sequence CTGCAGGCCACCAACAGCGCCGCCGTGTCGATCATGGGTCTGTTCGTGACGCAAGGGCTCGGCGTCGATGTCATCTGGGCGGGCATCGCGCTGGGCGTCTCGGCTGCACTCGAGATCCCTGCGCTTTTCCTGATCGGGCGGCTGGCCCGCCGCTTTTCGAGCCGGGCGCTCATTGCCTCCGGATGCGTCGCCGGAATCGCCTACTACGCGGCTATGGCCTTTGTCTCCAACCCCGCCACACTGATTGCGCTCCAGGGTCTGAATGCCTGGTTCTTCGGGATTGTGGCGGGCGTGGGCTTGACGTTGTTCCAGCGGCTGATTCCCCGCCCGGGCTTGGCCTCGGGCTTGTACACGAACACCCGGCGCCTCGGCGCTATCGTCTCCGGCCCGATCATCGTTTTCGGTTCGACGACGGCGCTCGGCTACCAGGGCGTCTTCGCGGCTTGCGCGGCCCTCACCGTCCTGGCGCTGCTTGTCATTGTGTTGGCTGGGCGGGCGCCCAGGCGAGTGCCTCCGAAGGAACGTCTCGCCGCTGCATCAGCAGGGCAAGCATCGGGTGCTCGTCCTGACGCTATCGATTGA
- a CDS encoding APC family permease gives MSNPQALARRLGTFDAVVIGLGSMIGAGVFAAFTPAASAAGSGLLIGLVVSAAVAFCNATSSAQLAAAYPTSGGTYIYGRERLGPWSGYVAGWGFVIGKTASAAAMAMTFAAYAAPAGWERPVAIAAVVVLAAVNYHGVTRTAGLTRILVLAVLAALAIALAACWGGSAPAPAGILGDGLLAHGWYGILQSAGLLFFAFAGYARIATMGEEVRDPRRSIPRAIGIALGITVILYAIIAVTLLAALGPDGVAGTPTPLAAAVENGTLSWAVPVVRVGAAVAALGALLALIAGLGRTTLAMARHHDLPHWLAAVHPRYRVPHRAEVTLAAVICVVVAVGDVRGAIGFSSFGVLIYYLVANIAAFTQPTADRRYPKALQVFGALACVVLVATLPPLSAGVGVLMFAVGIALRATRLNR, from the coding sequence ATGAGCAACCCCCAGGCCCTGGCCCGTCGGCTGGGTACCTTTGACGCGGTCGTGATTGGCTTGGGCTCCATGATTGGCGCCGGCGTGTTCGCGGCCTTCACCCCGGCCGCTTCCGCCGCAGGATCAGGTCTCCTGATTGGGCTTGTGGTCTCGGCAGCGGTGGCATTCTGCAACGCGACGTCTTCCGCCCAGCTCGCCGCCGCATACCCGACGTCGGGTGGAACCTACATTTACGGGCGCGAGCGGCTGGGACCGTGGTCCGGATACGTGGCCGGGTGGGGCTTCGTGATCGGGAAGACCGCTAGCGCCGCTGCCATGGCGATGACCTTCGCTGCCTATGCCGCACCCGCAGGGTGGGAGCGTCCCGTGGCGATCGCCGCCGTCGTCGTCCTTGCCGCCGTGAACTATCACGGGGTGACGCGCACGGCCGGCCTGACCCGCATTCTGGTTCTCGCCGTACTGGCGGCCCTCGCCATTGCCTTGGCAGCCTGCTGGGGCGGCTCTGCTCCCGCGCCGGCCGGCATCCTTGGGGACGGCCTGCTTGCGCACGGATGGTACGGGATCCTCCAGTCCGCCGGGCTGCTGTTCTTCGCCTTCGCGGGCTATGCGAGGATCGCGACCATGGGAGAGGAGGTCCGCGACCCCAGGCGCTCAATCCCGCGCGCCATCGGGATCGCATTGGGCATCACAGTCATTCTCTACGCCATCATTGCGGTGACCCTGCTCGCAGCCCTCGGCCCGGACGGCGTGGCAGGCACACCAACACCGCTCGCCGCTGCCGTCGAAAACGGAACCTTGTCTTGGGCCGTTCCCGTGGTCCGCGTGGGAGCCGCTGTCGCCGCCTTGGGCGCCTTGCTGGCACTCATCGCCGGATTGGGCCGGACCACGCTGGCCATGGCCAGGCACCATGATCTACCCCATTGGCTCGCCGCCGTCCATCCGCGCTATCGCGTCCCGCACAGGGCCGAAGTCACACTGGCCGCTGTGATCTGCGTGGTCGTCGCCGTCGGCGATGTGCGCGGTGCGATCGGTTTCTCCTCGTTCGGCGTGCTCATCTACTATTTGGTCGCCAATATTGCCGCGTTCACCCAGCCGACCGCAGACCGGCGATACCCCAAAGCACTCCAAGTGTTCGGGGCCTTGGCTTGCGTGGTCCTGGTAGCCACCCTCCCCCCGCTATCAGCGGGCGTGGGCGTCCTCATGTTCGCCGTAGGCATCGCCCTGCGGGCTACCAGGCTCAATCGATAG